Genomic window (Coraliomargarita sinensis):
CTAGATCGACTTCAGGCTCAGGCTCGAAGGTGTCTACATAGCGTGGGATATTCAGGTTAAAATCGTTCTCCTTTATTTCCTCGAAGGGTGCGACGTAGCTGTATTTCTCCGTCGTTTCATACTTCTCATAGGTCTGGAGGATTTTACCCATATTGGCCTCAGAGAGGCGGTTTTGCTTCGTCCCCGACTCAAACTCACGAGAGGCATCAATAAAGAGAACGTCCTTACGCTCACGCCCAGTTTTAAAGATAAGAATTGCCGCTGGAATCCCGGTACCGAAGAACAGCTTTTCTGGGAGACCCACAACCGCGTCCAACAAGTTTTCCTTAATCATGGCTTCACGAATCTTACCTTCGGAACTGCCTCGAAAAAGAACACCATGTGGCACTACCACACCAACACGACCACCATCGTTCACCGCCGTCTCGACCATGTGAGTGATAAAAGCCCAGTCGGCCTTTGACTTGGGAGGTATACCACGATGATAACGGGCATACTGGTCATTCTGAGCATCATCCGCGCCCCACTTGTCTAAAGAGAAAGGGGGATTTGCCACCACGACATTAAACTTTTGCAGGGCATCATTTTCAATGAGCTTCGGATTATTCAGGGTGTCGCCCCATTCGACCGTGGCATTATCAATCCCGTGCAGGAACATATTCATCTTAGCCAGCGCACGGGTACCACCGTTAATCTCCTGCCCAAAGACGGCAAAATCACCATCTTCGACCTGTTCCGCAGCTTTGACAAGTAATCCGCCAGAACCACAGGTGGGGTCGCAGATTCGGTCACCAGACTCCGGCTTTACCAATCTCGCTAGTAGCTCTGCAATTTCGTCGGGAGTGTAGAACTCCCCGCCTTTCTTTCCCGCGTCGCTGGCAAAGTGGGAGATCAAGAAGAGGTAGCAGTTGCCGATAATGTCAGCCGAACCAATACGGGAAGGGCGCAGGTCGAGGCGCTCATCATGGAAGTCCTCCAGCAGGTTTTTCAAACGACGATTGCGATCCTTGGTCTCACCCAGGCTATGCTGATTATTAAAGTCGATATTCCGAAAAACCCCGGCGAGCTTTTTCTTGTTCGCATCCTCTAGGGCTTCAAGGGCCTTATTAATCTGCTCCCCGACATCGTCCTTGTTCCGTTTTTCGTAGAGATCGTAGTAGCTACAACCTTCGGGCACCACAAAGCGCTCGCGCTGTAGGCGGCGCTGAATCATGGCCTCATCATCGCCGAACTGCTCCTTGAGAGCATCGTAACGATCCCGGTGGAGGTCACTGAGGTATTTCACGAACAACATCACCAGAATGTAGTCCTTGTATTGAGAAGGGTCGATGGTGCCACGGAAAGTGTCACAAGCGCGCCAGACGATATTGTTGATCTCTTTTTGGAGGTTTCCGTTTTGCTCAGCCATGATGTAAGAATTCTGGGTTAAAATTAAAGTGTTCCTAGCAATGCGGAAAGTTGCTTCCGCCGAAGAGAAATTAGATTAGAAGACAACTGCTGCTCTTGATGCACCGCACTGGTCAACTCAACGAAAGCCGACTGCTCCTCCATTGGAGGAATTGGAATCCGCAGACTTCCAAGATCGTCCACGCGCAGATGCTGGACAGTGGCCCCCTTAGACATGGATTTTAGATGCTCCTGGGTAGCTGGGGTATTTATAAAAGCCGCCACGAATTCAGGTAGGACGCCCGCCTCGGACTTCAACCGTAATATATGAAACATATTTTGAGCAGTCGTCGGCCCCTGAAGCACTCCAACTACACCAGCATTAAAACGAACCCCACGGCACAGAACCAGAATATCCCCCTGCACCACATTCGGCTTAGGAGATTCATTCAAGGTAGACATCGGCATCAAATCACCGGAGACGCGCCCCCCGGGAAGAATGTCCTTGGTCTGCACAATATAATGACCGCTCTCAGAATCCTCCAAGACAGTCTTTCGAAATGATTGGCCGAGTTTGATATTCAGCAGTTCGGCTAACTTTACGTTCGTGCGAGTCATTTATATATGCAGTATTAAATCTTGAACATATTAGACCATGTATTACGCATTTTGTCAAGTCCCATCCTTCAAGCATCAATACTGCATAAACATAAGCATCATTAGGGTACAATTTCACGATCAAAAGTAAGTAGCCGATCAGCCCAGAGATAACCACCCAGGACAAATCACTACCAACTTCACAAAAAGACTCCAGCTACTCTACACATCCAAAACGAAGTGCCGAATGCCACTGAGTGAAAGATCCGCCCAGAGTCCCCCTAATCAGCAACAGACACAAGGGCGCTACCTCCACTCCCATCAACCTCCAGAAAAACACCGATGTTCACATGTCACTAATGTATAGTTACTTAAGGAATAAAAATGAAAAAACCTAGAACAAATATCACACTTTAAAAGGTTTTTCGGGCCCAAAAGATCCAACGCACCTCTAATTGGAAAGCAGAGGATCGAGCAAAACACAGAAATATCCCCTATATCGTTAATAAATAGTGACTTATGCCGCAATTGAGAGATCTCCTAAAAATCGACCCAAAAGCGTAACCGGCGCGGGATAAAAGACGGCTGTAATTAGCACCATAATTCCATCACCCCACCAAGCTGTGTTAAAAACGCCTTCTCCGTACTCAGCCACTGCGACCATAGTTAAGAGAAATCAAAAATACCGGTTTACAAACTTTCACTTTTCATTTCTACCCCACTCTTCACTATTTTCGCACGAGCTGTAGATCCGTAACCAAGCTTGATAAAAGTTAACCGCAACCGCTTGCGGAACGCCTTCAAAGATACTATAACGCGCTAGGCATTTCAGCGTAGCACGAAGTTCTCTCCTTCGGCCAACAATATGGCCTAAGACCTTAGCAAGAGAACCACTCCCTACTGACCAATACCTAGGTTGAGAGTTTCCACGGAGCCCCAGAATAGCGCAGGCAATCAAGCATTCAAAAACCTGTTACCCTAGGCCTCCTTTTTGACTAAAAAAGGGCCATGTATTCAGTAAAAGCCCATAATCACAAAACCAGAGATTCTGCAGAAGGTAAGGCAAACCATAAGGATGCCGACCACCCTGACCACAAGAGGCATGCCAAAGGGCGCGACCCTTATGGCATCCGCAACTCACCAATATCCAGACATCATCTCAACGAGATCAGCTTTGAAGGCATCCACAGCATCGAAGAATGGCTAAAGGCAGAGGAGGCTGCTGCTCTCGATGCCCGCAGGCGTCCACGACAAGAAGTCGGCTTTTCTATAGTCCACAGCCCTTGTGATGATCTTCAAGCACCTCTAAATGCTCTGCTTGATACTGTACCTGCTGCAGGGGAAGCAGTAGTTGAAAGACAAGACAATAGGTTTAAAGCGAGTGTCAGAGAGCGCTTCCAAGGAGCAAGAGCCGTTTTTGGAAGGCACCTCGACAAAATCCGCATCCACAGCGAAGCATTCCTGCTGAAGTACGATGAGAATGGTGAAAAACTAAAATCATGCAAAGCCGTCGGTCGGGATGGCCCCGGTGTGACCGCGCTGAAATCACAGGCAGCCGTAAGAGGTAAAGAGATAAAACTTGGCCGCTCGGGAAAACACTGGAACTCCAAGAAGGATGTCGAACTATCCCTAGCATTAAAAAGAGATATAGACCTCGAAATCCAGAAATTGGGACCAGCGCATCGAGTGAAGTTCCAAGAAAGATTGGTATTCTGGAAAGCTGAACTCACTAATAAGGTTTCCAGGATCCTCACACATAAAAGAATGAAAAAGGAGGAACTCAAAGAGTTCGAGGACGCACTCCGCAAAATGAGCGAGGAGGATGGCCTGGGCGCGGCGCTGGATGAACTGTCTGGCATCACAACAATTACACCCGAGCCCAGTTACGGTATATCTCCTACAAAGCAGGAAAAGAAGCCCACCAAGGAAGAACAAGAGACAGAAAAGCAACCCCGACGAAATCCAGAGGTCGACCGTGGCCCTCTCCCACCGAGGGGCCGAAGCAAGGCGGAACGCGATCGCCTCGAAGAAGAACGGCGAAAAGCCACTGCTAGGCTCCTGGAGGCAACGTCGAAGCTCAAAAATCGCGACGACCCAAAAATGGGGAACCTGTGAAACGAGGGCACAGGCCACTATCTGCTTAAATAAACCTGATCCAGCTAGGTCCTAAAAGGATACTAGACTGACTCAGATTTATTATCATCTCCCAGCTATCAGAGCCGGGAGATGATAATCATGCCGAAATAAGTTCGGCATATACACCCTCCGTCACAAAGGACCGTCGACTGCCAGAAACTGGAGCTCCACAGAAGGAGCTCCATGCGACACAGCAATCATTTGCTGTGAGCGTGCCGTGCATGAACCATCTGGATCGACAAAGCGATCCGATGTTCAAGACACTCACTCGAACGCAGCCGGCACATCCGGCTGCCCCACTTAAAATAGTCACTAATCTGAGATTAGTGACTATTTTAAGCAAGTGAGATTTTGGCAGAGCCAAAACCACTAGCGTTTCTCACTTGGTCCGCAAGCGCTGGACGGGCTTTTCATGTCAGCTGTAAGCACGACAAATATAGGACCAGTGACGATCCTATAAGTAATTAGGAAAAACATGACCGACAAAAAGTCTTAGGTTTTTCACGTCATTACGAACTTCAAACTCATTCGAGTTTTACACCGTTTTAGCAGACGCACTCGTCACAAATTTACTACCCGTATATTGTCCCACCACTGGGGCGAAGCCTAATCGGCTCAATAAATAAACTAAATATATAATATCATGAGCAAAGAAAAAGAACCTCGCTTCGACGAAGCCAAACAAAATGAAATCGCCGCCAAAGTAGCGGACCGCATATTGAGCATCTGGAAGCTCGATAGCGAGAGTCCGTTCCACGCTGCAATAAGCGGTGGCGTCCGAATCAAAGTCGTACGTCTCCTGAGTAAATTCTCAGCTTACACACTTACCGATCGTATCCGTAAGGGAGAACTCAAAGGCTGCAACGAAGCTCAACACAAAGCACACAAAGCCATAGTCAAAAGAGCTTTGGAGGAAGACGAACAAACCATTGGCATGATGATCGCCGACGAATTGTGCACCTTTCACGATTACTCGATCAAACGAGGAAAGGGAAATATGCACGACTATTACTGCTTGGCTGCCTATTTTGATGTTCTAATAGCGTCAGATAAGTTGCTAGAAAAGCTGAAGAACTGCTTATCCGGTTACACGGCTAATAGAAAACGAACAAAAAGCCGAAATGCCAAGACACCAGTATCGCCCAAAACAAAAGTTAAAGGCGCTGACGATGTGTCTAATGATGAAGATCAAACTGAAACGGCCAAAGAAAAACCATCCCCGGAGAACAAATCCGTCGTCCCGGAAACGCGTCCGGCAGATGACAACAGTGAAGTAGATGCGAAAAGTAAAGTTGATCCATCAACACCTGAATTAGACTTCGATGAAAACACAGAATAATCCACTATCAGCCAGGTAAAAACCAACAAAAGCCCGGAGATTTACTCCGGGCTTTTTCAGGTCCAATTACCAGAGCGCCTGAGGGGGCATTACCATCTACGAAGAAAACCATTCCGGGCCAATCGTAGAGAGAATGACCCAAAAGCGATGCACTGAAACCAGAGCTGGCACCTCAGCCAAAGGCTACGCGGCCTCAATGAAATTTGGAGTAACGGAGTTCATGATTTTCAAAACAGCCGTTTTCTCTTGAGCAATAAACACACTGACTTTGCCAATCTTAAAATTAATCCGAATGCACGCTAGGTTAGCATCGGGTTTATCCATCAATCCAGCATACAGCGCCAGCTGGCAAAATTCAGCCGTCGAGGGAGCCAAAGCATATCTACCTTGGGTGGTTTTAATTTCAACTACCCAGGGCTTTTTCTCGGTATCCTGGGCAACGATATCAGCCTTTCCGACCAAATGGCCGCGTTTCACTGGTACCTCCGTTGAAAAGTTTTTCGTCTCAAGTCCTAGGTCGCGAAGAATTTCTGCGACCGCTGAACATGAGTAGTAATGGTCTTTTGAAACCCAGCGCCCGCCTAAATGTGCTTCCAGGCAGGCATGGAAATCTTCTCCCAGTTCAAGAGGATCCCCAGAGGGAACATCAGGAACGTTAATAGCATATATAGCCTGCGGCAGCGTCTCAGGCCATTGGAGGTCCAAGTCCGCTTGCTCAGAGAGCAATTTTGCTGCTGCCGTGACGTTCATAAAGGCATACATGAGCCCATTTAGATAAAATGCAAGACATTCCTGCTGAAGGACTTACATTTTTCAATATGGTTCTTATTAGGGGCTCCTCAGGTGTCGGTTCCCGCCACCTCTCCGCCCCTTGGTAACGAGTGGTTTTTGCTTTTCCCATTCTGGGGAGAGTCACGCGACGCGTGCATCCTAAAAATCACATAATCATGACCAATTATAACTCGTCGAGATACTCGACACCTACCATCGCACCTGAGCTTTTAGCCCGGTTGCGAACTATCCAAAATCACAAGGCTTTGTCTGATCAGACGAACACCTTTTCAACTGTTTATCCACACCCTGGTGCATTTTGTATGCGGTGGTATACCTCATATACCTTGTTGCCGCATCCACACGTCATCGAGGCAACTGACCGAGGTAAATGCATCAGTCTTTTTGTTCTGATGTCCAAAGTCAGTGCTGTCCTGAAGCTTAAAATGAGGAAAGGGGTTTGGTGGTTAGATAACGATTACGATGAATCTGAATCAGGTGCCATACTTCCTGCCCACGCGTCATGCTACGGGGTCGGGCTTCGAACCTCAGCATCACATCAACAAATGCATGCGCTGAGCAACCCCCTGATGCTACCAAGGCAACAATTGCCGAAGCTGTCCAAATATAACGCAAGTTTGCTTATACAAGAGACACTCATCGCACAGCACCACGATGAAATCGCTGCTTTAATTGAGTCAGTACCTAACCCACAGCACAAAAGGCTAAAGCGCACTGCATAAATTACTATCAGAG
Coding sequences:
- a CDS encoding type I restriction-modification system subunit M, translating into MAEQNGNLQKEINNIVWRACDTFRGTIDPSQYKDYILVMLFVKYLSDLHRDRYDALKEQFGDDEAMIQRRLQRERFVVPEGCSYYDLYEKRNKDDVGEQINKALEALEDANKKKLAGVFRNIDFNNQHSLGETKDRNRRLKNLLEDFHDERLDLRPSRIGSADIIGNCYLFLISHFASDAGKKGGEFYTPDEIAELLARLVKPESGDRICDPTCGSGGLLVKAAEQVEDGDFAVFGQEINGGTRALAKMNMFLHGIDNATVEWGDTLNNPKLIENDALQKFNVVVANPPFSLDKWGADDAQNDQYARYHRGIPPKSKADWAFITHMVETAVNDGGRVGVVVPHGVLFRGSSEGKIREAMIKENLLDAVVGLPEKLFFGTGIPAAILIFKTGRERKDVLFIDASREFESGTKQNRLSEANMGKILQTYEKYETTEKYSYVAPFEEIKENDFNLNIPRYVDTFEPEPEVDLAAVTQEIEETEAALVEVQSRIKGYLAELGIDGTGGGDNE
- a CDS encoding restriction endonuclease subunit S; this translates as MTRTNVKLAELLNIKLGQSFRKTVLEDSESGHYIVQTKDILPGGRVSGDLMPMSTLNESPKPNVVQGDILVLCRGVRFNAGVVGVLQGPTTAQNMFHILRLKSEAGVLPEFVAAFINTPATQEHLKSMSKGATVQHLRVDDLGSLRIPIPPMEEQSAFVELTSAVHQEQQLSSNLISLRRKQLSALLGTL
- a CDS encoding type I restriction enzyme HsdR N-terminal domain-containing protein encodes the protein MNVTAAAKLLSEQADLDLQWPETLPQAIYAINVPDVPSGDPLELGEDFHACLEAHLGGRWVSKDHYYSCSAVAEILRDLGLETKNFSTEVPVKRGHLVGKADIVAQDTEKKPWVVEIKTTQGRYALAPSTAEFCQLALYAGLMDKPDANLACIRINFKIGKVSVFIAQEKTAVLKIMNSVTPNFIEAA